Within Babylonia areolata isolate BAREFJ2019XMU chromosome 3, ASM4173473v1, whole genome shotgun sequence, the genomic segment ATCAAGATGCTGATGGAAGTGGTGCTACTGACCATTTTCTGTCTGCTGGTCTTCTCTCTGGTCTCCGTGCAGATCTACAGGGGCACCTTGCGCCAGAAGTGTGTGAAGGACCCATCCCAGCTCACACACCTTCAGCACCCCAATGAGCCTTTCCATGAATTCTACAACAGGATGCTCAGGGATCCCAGTTAGAGTCCCTTTCTGCATTGGAGTTGATGAGTCATGGCGATGTTGTTGGGTGATAGCTATGCTGCGAGGGT encodes:
- the LOC143280369 gene encoding sodium channel protein 1 brain-like produces the protein MLKDVKGLFHCHRIPSLAVKTDSFTVTTNSSATQALRTFRVLRAVKTISIFPGLRTIVNAMLRAIKMLMEVVLLTIFCLLVFSLVSVQIYRGTLRQKCVKDPSQLTHLQHPNEPFHEFYNRMLRDPS